The proteins below are encoded in one region of Syntrophorhabdaceae bacterium:
- a CDS encoding hemolysin family protein — translation MDNPALEIIIILILIVLNGVFSAGEISIISSRKSKIKELIDEGKDQRAKTLLSMKENPERFLSAVQIGITLFGTLASAIGGVLAVKHIMPLINQIPFINRFSESIAVVIVVVFLTYLFLIVGELVPKYIGMNYREKAAVHIAPLLELTARFLFFFVDLLTISTNFVIKRLNLKKIEEHISEQEIKMLVEEGRRKGIFNKTEEELIHGVFEFADKSVKDIMVPKPNIYGIDIDKGRDEILQYIIDNEFSRYPVYRDYIDNIIGIVYHKDITKFIWNKESFDLNKLIRKPFFVPDTMKISILLKEMQKRHVHMAVVVDEYGTTVGIVTLEDIMEEIFGEIMDETDVDDRLERQKDGSILVDASYSIRDINNTLKLGLPESPDYETIGGFVLWELQDIAKGGEIVNYGPYKFIVVGVKDRRITKIKIEKTHLAQRHKR, via the coding sequence ATGGATAATCCTGCATTAGAGATAATTATAATACTGATCCTCATTGTTTTAAACGGTGTCTTTTCTGCCGGAGAGATCTCTATAATTTCTTCAAGGAAGAGCAAGATAAAGGAACTCATTGATGAGGGAAAAGACCAAAGGGCAAAGACCCTTCTAAGCATGAAGGAGAATCCCGAGAGATTCCTGTCTGCGGTCCAGATAGGCATTACCTTATTTGGCACCCTTGCCTCTGCCATAGGTGGTGTCCTTGCAGTTAAGCATATCATGCCTTTGATAAATCAAATTCCTTTTATAAACAGGTTTTCAGAATCTATTGCTGTCGTCATCGTTGTTGTCTTTCTCACATACCTCTTCCTTATCGTAGGCGAGCTTGTGCCTAAATATATTGGGATGAATTATAGAGAAAAGGCAGCAGTGCATATAGCGCCGCTGCTGGAGTTAACAGCGAGGTTCTTGTTTTTTTTCGTGGACCTCCTTACTATTTCCACTAATTTTGTAATTAAACGTCTTAACCTAAAGAAGATAGAGGAACATATAAGTGAGCAGGAGATCAAGATGCTCGTAGAGGAAGGGAGAAGGAAAGGCATCTTCAACAAGACAGAAGAGGAACTCATCCATGGGGTATTCGAATTTGCAGATAAGTCTGTAAAGGATATTATGGTGCCTAAACCAAATATATACGGTATAGATATAGACAAAGGAAGAGATGAAATATTGCAATATATTATAGATAATGAGTTCTCCCGATACCCTGTATACAGAGATTATATAGACAACATAATAGGTATTGTATATCACAAGGATATAACAAAATTTATATGGAATAAAGAGAGCTTTGACTTGAATAAACTCATTAGAAAGCCTTTTTTTGTCCCTGACACCATGAAGATAAGCATACTTCTTAAAGAGATGCAGAAGAGGCATGTCCACATGGCTGTTGTGGTAGATGAGTATGGGACAACCGTAGGTATTGTCACCCTTGAGGATATTATGGAAGAGATATTTGGGGAGATTATGGATGAGACCGATGTGGACGATAGGCTGGAAAGGCAGAAAGATGGCTCCATACTGGTGGATGCCTCATATTCCATAAGGGATATAAATAACACCCTTAAGCTTGGTCTTCCTGAGTCTCCTGATTATGAAACAATAGGCGGTTTTGTATTGTGGGAATTGCAGGATATAGCTAAAGGCGGGGAGATTGTAAACTATGGGCCATATAAATTCATTGTTGTGGGGGTAAAAGATAGAAGGATAACAAAGATAAAGATAGAGAAGACACATTTAGCACAAAGGCATAAGAGATAA
- the dinB gene encoding DNA polymerase IV, with translation MPKIIICIDMDAFFASVEQKTNPRLRGKPVAVIGSGTRTVITTASYEARPYGVKTGMTVYEAKKLCPHIIFVVGDNERYTDTCRRLEEIYKRFTPQVEIYSIDEAFLDVTGSHHLFGGPEKICTDLKTIIRQQFGINCTIGIGPNILIAKLASDISKPDGFRWVKEDEVGDLLEGMPVEELWGIGPGIKKRLASLGIRTCGELGRAHLEVLRRNFGIIGVTLKAMGKGIYERPVIGHEDEPKSIGHSMTLPKDIYKREEIESYILQLSEMVGKRARRYGYAGKVISLTIRYKNFETYTKQKAIPFYTNDTHEIYHYALAILDSIKLKDSIRLLGVRLSNILKESGQMTLLDDMEKRKSLLKAMDVVCDRYGDHALVWASYLRRLERPKVISPAWRPSGIKDIHIK, from the coding sequence ATGCCTAAGATCATTATATGCATTGACATGGATGCATTCTTTGCATCTGTAGAGCAAAAGACAAACCCCAGACTTAGAGGCAAACCTGTGGCTGTCATAGGTTCAGGAACAAGGACTGTGATTACCACAGCATCTTATGAGGCAAGGCCGTATGGTGTAAAGACCGGCATGACCGTATATGAGGCAAAAAAACTGTGTCCCCATATAATCTTTGTGGTAGGGGATAACGAAAGATATACTGACACATGCAGGAGGCTTGAAGAGATATATAAGAGATTCACCCCTCAGGTAGAGATATACTCCATTGACGAGGCATTTCTTGATGTCACAGGGAGTCACCATCTTTTCGGTGGCCCTGAAAAGATATGCACCGATTTAAAGACCATTATAAGGCAGCAGTTTGGAATAAACTGCACAATAGGTATAGGACCAAATATACTTATTGCTAAGCTTGCCAGTGATATATCAAAGCCAGATGGATTTAGGTGGGTCAAAGAGGATGAGGTTGGTGACCTCCTGGAGGGTATGCCTGTGGAAGAGCTTTGGGGTATAGGCCCAGGCATTAAAAAGAGGCTTGCATCATTAGGCATAAGGACATGCGGTGAACTGGGTAGGGCACACCTTGAGGTCCTTCGGAGAAACTTTGGTATTATAGGGGTCACATTGAAGGCAATGGGAAAAGGGATATATGAAAGGCCTGTCATCGGCCATGAGGATGAACCAAAATCCATAGGCCATAGTATGACCCTGCCAAAAGATATCTATAAAAGGGAAGAGATAGAATCTTATATATTACAACTCAGTGAGATGGTGGGTAAGAGGGCAAGGAGATACGGTTATGCAGGCAAGGTAATATCCCTTACCATAAGATACAAAAACTTTGAAACATATACAAAACAGAAGGCAATACCTTTTTATACCAATGATACCCATGAGATATACCATTATGCCCTTGCGATCCTTGATTCCATAAAACTTAAGGACAGCATAAGACTCCTCGGTGTAAGGCTGTCAAATATATTGAAAGAGTCAGGACAGATGACTCTCTTAGATGATATGGAAAAAAGGAAATCCCTCCTCAAGGCTATGGATGTTGTATGTGATAGATATGGTGACCATGCCCTTGTATGGGCATCATACTTAAGGAGGCTGGAGAGACCAAAGGTCATATCTCCTGCATGGAGACCATCAGGTATAAAAGATATCCACATAAAGTGA
- a CDS encoding FAD-linked oxidase C-terminal domain-containing protein — MSLAANVLEEIKKIVGEKNYLTSLEDRKCYSYDARTDGAIPDLVVFPSSAKEVSSILKLANKYLFPVIPRGQGTGLTGGSIPVTGGVVLVFTRMNRILEIDPENLIAVVEPGVITFELQQEVAKYGLFYPPDPASYKYSSIGGNAAECAGGPNSLKYGVTRDYVIGLEVVKPTGEIINTGVRTMKGVVGYDLTRLFVGSEGTLGVITKIILKLIPLPESKATILALFQEVEEAAETVSAIIAAKIVPSTIEFMDKASIKCSEQANPMGLPEGIGGLLLIEVDGDKESIKIQAEKIRKIVLEKNAIRCDLTEDPKEADRLWQARRTLSQATYNLNPVKIAEDVVVPRSNIPKLIRALEEMGKRFGIPILSFGHAGDGNFHVSIMIKDTPEDRAKAEEAVKAIFEETIRLGGTLSGEHGIGTSKAAYIGMELSPEVIDTMKGIKRLFDPNNILNPGKIFSE, encoded by the coding sequence ATGTCATTAGCAGCAAATGTCTTAGAAGAGATCAAAAAGATTGTAGGCGAGAAGAACTATCTCACCTCTTTAGAGGATAGAAAATGTTATTCCTACGATGCAAGGACAGATGGCGCTATTCCTGATCTGGTAGTATTTCCATCATCTGCAAAAGAGGTTTCGTCTATTCTAAAACTTGCCAATAAATATCTATTTCCTGTGATACCGAGGGGTCAAGGAACAGGACTCACAGGTGGTTCAATCCCTGTTACAGGTGGAGTAGTCCTTGTGTTTACACGGATGAATAGGATACTGGAGATAGATCCTGAAAACCTCATAGCAGTTGTAGAACCAGGGGTGATAACCTTTGAACTTCAGCAGGAGGTGGCAAAATATGGGCTTTTCTATCCACCAGACCCTGCTTCTTATAAATATTCCAGCATAGGGGGCAATGCAGCAGAATGTGCTGGTGGCCCTAATTCATTAAAATACGGGGTTACAAGGGATTATGTCATCGGACTTGAGGTTGTAAAACCCACAGGCGAGATAATAAATACAGGGGTAAGAACCATGAAAGGGGTTGTGGGATACGACCTCACAAGGCTTTTTGTAGGCAGTGAAGGGACCCTCGGTGTCATTACAAAGATTATACTAAAACTCATACCCCTACCTGAATCAAAGGCAACCATACTGGCACTCTTTCAGGAGGTTGAAGAGGCTGCAGAGACAGTATCTGCTATAATCGCAGCCAAGATCGTCCCATCCACCATAGAATTCATGGATAAGGCATCTATAAAATGTAGTGAACAGGCAAACCCCATGGGTCTCCCTGAAGGTATAGGAGGTTTGTTGCTCATCGAGGTAGATGGAGACAAGGAATCTATTAAAATCCAGGCAGAGAAGATAAGAAAGATCGTTCTTGAAAAAAATGCCATCAGGTGTGACCTCACAGAAGACCCTAAAGAAGCAGATAGACTGTGGCAGGCAAGACGCACCCTTTCCCAGGCAACATATAATTTAAACCCTGTCAAGATTGCAGAGGATGTGGTTGTCCCCAGGTCTAATATACCCAAGCTGATCAGGGCACTTGAAGAGATGGGAAAGAGATTCGGCATACCCATACTCAGCTTTGGTCATGCAGGAGACGGAAATTTCCATGTTAGCATCATGATTAAAGATACCCCGGAAGACAGGGCAAAGGCAGAAGAGGCTGTCAAGGCAATATTTGAAGAGACCATAAGATTAGGTGGAACCCTCTCAGGAGAGCATGGTATAGGCACATCAAAGGCAGCATATATAGGTATGGAATTGTCACCAGAGGTCATAGATACCATGAAGGGCATAAAAAGACTTTTTGACCCTAACAATATCTTAAACCCCGGAAAGATCTTCTCTGAATAA
- a CDS encoding acetyl-CoA C-acetyltransferase gives MRDVVIVSCVRTPIGQFGQSLKDVSVVQLGGTVIKEALRRAGIRPSKNKDKDVAPDIFEGKTDTELEAKAYDYDSSLKEVVIDEVVMGNVIQGGLGQNSGRQASIYGGIPKETAAYTINKVCSSGLRAIINGIQSIAVGDNDVVVAGGMENMSLAPFALPGLRWGARMFDTKAIDLMVLDGVWEIFYGYHMGMTAENIAAKYNISRLEQDEFGLLSHQRARKAIKDGLFKDEIIPVKIPQKKGDPIIFDTDERPMDTTLEKMSKLAPAFKKDGTVTAGNASGLNDAAAAVVLMTRDKAKELGIKPMGRMIAWANGGVDPAYMGLGPIPAIRKALKKANLTIDQIDLIELNEAFASQSIACIRELKINMDKCNLFGGGISLGHPIGCTGARLVTTALYQMRRLGLKYGLVSMCIGGGMGLAAVLECEG, from the coding sequence ATGAGAGACGTTGTAATCGTTTCCTGTGTAAGAACACCTATTGGTCAGTTTGGTCAGTCGCTAAAAGATGTGTCTGTAGTTCAGCTTGGTGGGACTGTTATTAAGGAGGCTCTAAGGAGGGCAGGCATAAGACCATCAAAAAATAAAGATAAAGATGTGGCGCCTGATATTTTTGAAGGAAAAACAGATACAGAACTTGAGGCAAAGGCATATGATTATGATAGTAGCCTTAAAGAGGTTGTCATTGATGAGGTTGTAATGGGTAATGTCATCCAGGGAGGCCTGGGACAGAATTCAGGAAGACAGGCAAGTATCTATGGTGGAATACCTAAAGAGACAGCAGCATACACAATAAACAAGGTATGTTCATCTGGTTTGAGGGCAATAATAAACGGTATCCAATCAATTGCTGTTGGTGACAATGATGTAGTTGTTGCAGGCGGCATGGAGAATATGAGCCTTGCTCCTTTTGCACTTCCAGGATTACGTTGGGGTGCAAGGATGTTTGACACAAAGGCAATAGACCTTATGGTCCTTGATGGAGTCTGGGAGATATTCTATGGTTATCACATGGGTATGACTGCAGAGAATATTGCAGCAAAATACAATATTTCCAGGCTTGAACAGGATGAATTTGGTCTATTAAGTCATCAAAGGGCAAGAAAGGCGATAAAAGACGGGCTCTTTAAAGATGAAATAATCCCTGTTAAGATACCACAGAAAAAAGGTGATCCTATAATCTTTGATACCGACGAAAGGCCAATGGATACCACCCTTGAAAAGATGTCTAAACTCGCCCCTGCATTTAAAAAGGATGGAACGGTAACAGCAGGTAATGCATCAGGTCTAAATGATGCAGCAGCTGCAGTTGTTCTCATGACAAGAGATAAGGCAAAAGAGTTGGGCATTAAACCCATGGGCAGGATGATAGCATGGGCAAACGGCGGCGTAGACCCAGCCTATATGGGCTTAGGACCTATTCCTGCCATAAGGAAGGCACTTAAAAAGGCAAATCTCACCATCGACCAGATAGACCTTATTGAACTCAATGAGGCATTTGCATCCCAGTCCATTGCCTGTATAAGGGAATTAAAGATAAACATGGATAAATGCAACCTCTTTGGCGGCGGTATTTCCCTTGGACATCCCATTGGATGCACAGGTGCAAGACTTGTAACAACGGCGCTTTATCAGATGAGAAGGCTCGGTCTCAAATATGGTCTTGTCTCCATGTGTATAGGTGGTGGTATGGGTCTTGCAGCAGTCCTTGAGTGTGAGGGATAA
- a CDS encoding enoyl-CoA hydratase-related protein, whose protein sequence is MEYKNLIIEIKDKIAIVKINRPKALNALNSETLDDIKNAAIELETNKDVWVIIITGEGEKAFIAGADILEMKDMTALEGMQFSQRGHEALFALENMSKPIIAAVNGFALGGGFEVAIACDIIYASDKAKVGFPETTLGIHPGFGGTQRAAKLVGLAKAKEMIFTGKMISAQEAYEMGFINKIVPHESLMKEVMDLAEKIKSNGPFAVRLAKECVNKSLYLDMESALMLEAKDFGLCFATKDQKEGMTAFVEKRKPMFKGE, encoded by the coding sequence ATGGAATACAAGAATCTTATAATTGAGATTAAGGATAAGATTGCCATAGTCAAGATAAATAGGCCTAAGGCTCTCAATGCACTTAATTCAGAGACCCTTGATGATATAAAAAATGCAGCCATTGAGTTGGAAACAAACAAAGATGTATGGGTTATTATTATAACCGGGGAAGGCGAGAAGGCATTTATAGCAGGGGCTGACATACTTGAGATGAAGGACATGACAGCCTTGGAAGGTATGCAATTTTCCCAGAGAGGTCACGAGGCTTTATTTGCTCTTGAAAATATGTCAAAGCCAATAATTGCAGCGGTAAACGGTTTTGCCCTTGGTGGAGGTTTTGAAGTGGCAATCGCCTGCGATATTATCTACGCATCTGATAAAGCAAAGGTAGGTTTTCCTGAGACTACACTTGGGATACATCCCGGCTTTGGAGGGACACAGAGGGCTGCAAAATTAGTAGGACTTGCAAAGGCAAAAGAGATGATCTTTACAGGTAAGATGATAAGTGCGCAGGAGGCATATGAGATGGGATTTATCAATAAGATAGTGCCCCATGAAAGCCTCATGAAAGAGGTGATGGACCTGGCAGAAAAGATAAAATCCAACGGTCCTTTTGCCGTCCGCCTTGCCAAGGAGTGTGTGAATAAGAGTCTTTATCTTGATATGGAATCGGCATTGATGCTTGAAGCAAAGGATTTCGGTCTTTGTTTTGCCACAAAAGACCAGAAAGAAGGAATGACAGCTTTTGTAGAAAAGAGAAAACCCATGTTTAAGGGTGAATAA
- a CDS encoding electron transfer flavoprotein subunit beta/FixA family protein, giving the protein MKIVVCIKQVPDTEAEIKWDIPKGTLKRDAMEATITNPFDEFAIEEALLTRENYDGDIIAISMGPEKANDVLRNALALTVNEVHRLTDDAFAGSDTYATAYVLASAIKKIGDVDLVFTGKQSTDGNTGVVGAMLASILGFSQLTYVSKVRSIDAGAKKIVVERAIEGGVEVVEAKLPAVVSVIKGINEPRLPNLMGIRKASKIAIPEWNAGDLGVDAGKVGSAGASTKVVEIAVPPPRGAGEILKGELEDIANALTDKLIDLKVIK; this is encoded by the coding sequence GTGAAGATAGTTGTGTGTATTAAACAGGTTCCTGATACTGAAGCAGAGATCAAGTGGGATATCCCAAAGGGGACACTTAAGAGGGATGCCATGGAGGCAACAATCACCAATCCATTCGATGAATTTGCCATTGAAGAGGCACTTCTCACAAGGGAAAATTATGACGGTGATATTATTGCTATAAGCATGGGTCCTGAAAAGGCAAACGACGTCCTCAGGAATGCCCTTGCTCTCACAGTGAATGAGGTTCATAGACTTACTGATGACGCATTCGCCGGTTCTGACACCTATGCAACAGCCTATGTTTTGGCATCGGCGATCAAGAAGATAGGTGATGTGGATTTGGTATTCACAGGCAAACAGTCAACAGATGGAAATACCGGTGTTGTAGGTGCCATGCTGGCATCCATACTGGGCTTTAGCCAGCTCACCTATGTTTCTAAGGTCAGGTCGATTGATGCTGGGGCAAAGAAGATAGTGGTAGAAAGGGCGATAGAAGGCGGAGTAGAGGTTGTAGAGGCTAAATTACCTGCTGTTGTGTCAGTTATAAAGGGAATAAATGAGCCCCGTCTTCCTAACCTTATGGGTATCAGAAAGGCATCCAAGATTGCCATACCAGAATGGAATGCCGGAGACCTCGGGGTTGATGCAGGAAAGGTTGGTTCAGCAGGGGCATCAACAAAGGTTGTTGAGATTGCAGTGCCACCTCCAAGGGGAGCAGGCGAGATACTCAAGGGCGAGCTGGAAGATATTGCAAATGCCCTTACTGATAAACTAATTGACTTGAAAGTCATAAAATAA